The genome window TTTCCAGAGCGATACCAATGAAGGCATCATCTCTACTGGAGAATCCATGTCGGACATGACCGTGTCCATGCGCTTTTACACGGGGAACGGTCAAGGATATCCGGGAATATTGCCGCGGTTTCAGGATAAGAGCAACTTTTACTATTTTCAAATGCAGGTTCCCAATAATAAGCTCGTTTTCTCAAAAAGGGTGAATGGATCAGATACCACTTTGAAAACGGTGGACTATGCATTTGCCAAGAATACATGGTATACCCTCAAAGTGGTGTTATCAGGTACAACCATTCGAGGGTATATCGCCGAAAACGGCTCCGATCGATTGATATTCGATCTGGTCGATCCTACATACGGTTCAGGTACCGTGGGCATTCGGAATAAGTGGCAATCGGTACATGCAGATGACGTGATCATTGCCGATCGACCGCCGGAGAACAATACTCAGCTCTCTATTGCAGAGCAGACGGCGTCTTCGGTTTCCCTGCAATGGTCTGAACTCGTGGGTGCATCAGGCTATCGACTGTACCGTTCCAACACGCCTGAAGGGGGCTATTCCCTGGTAACCAACACCGGAACTTTGGGACACACAGATGAAGGATTAAGCGGGGATACGGTCTACTATTACAAACTCGCCTATGAATACGGAGGTCTGACTGAGTCCTTGTGGTCCTCGCCGTTGGAAGTACGAACTTCAGCGACCGCCCCTCAGGCTCCGAGCGAATTGAAGGCCGAAGCACTCAACGCAACGAGCGTGAAGTTATTATGGTCGGCCGTAGACAAGTCAACGGGTTACCGTGTGGTTCGGGCCGAAGCTGGCAGTGAGCAATACGAGCAGATCTATGAAGGGAAGGGGCTCACTTATACAGATCAGGAACTCGAGCCTGGCACCAGCTACAACTATCGTGTAACAGCCTTCAATGCAGCTGGGGAGTCAGCCTTCACTGTTGCAGAAGCCACGACGTACTCCATTGACTCTCCTACAGATTTTGCTGCAACAGCTGTTACGGATACATCCATCTCTCTGGGGTGGAATGCTCTTACTGGATCTGATGTAACGTATACGCTCTCCAGGTCTACCAGTGCTGCGGGTACGTATCAGCAGGTATATAGTGGGAATGAAAGTACGTTTAACGATAGTGGTCTGACGATGGGCACAGGATATTTTTACATCATCCAGGCGACCGTGGACGGCGTAACTTCTCCAGCATCCGCGCCGTTGGGTGTTGCCACAGTTCGCACAAGCATTACACCAGGGCAATTGTGGCCAGGTCTGGACGGTCAACCGATTGATGCGCATGGGGCTGGCTTTTTCTACGATGAACAGACGGAGACCTATTACTGGTATGGTGAATATCATAAGGGCGGCTGGCCAGCTGTTGGGGTGCGTGTGTATTCCTCCAAGGATCTGATGAACTGGACAGATGAGGGCATGGCTCTATCGACACTTCAATCCATGGATGATTTTGACCATGACCCGTTGATCTCCAAATTGTATGCGGGGCGTGAGGACCGCGTGGATATCTGGGCAGATATTCGCAAAGGACGGATCATTGAACGACCGAAGGTCATCTACAACGACAAAACAAAGAAATACGTGATGTGGGCTCACATGGACGGTGACAAGGACCCGTATAACGATAATGCGAACTACGGTAAGGCGCGGGCCGGTTATGCGATCAGTGACTCTCCAACAGGGCCTTTTGTGTATCAGAAGAGTTACCGGATGGACAGAGCTCCGGAAGGGGAGAAAGATTACTTCCCAAGCGATAAGGGCATGGCACGTGACATGACGTTGTTCAAGGATGATGATGGTACCGGTTATCTAATCTACTCGAGCGAAGAAAACCTGACACTCTATATCTCCAAACTGAATGAAGACTACAGTGACGTAACTGGGTGGCATAAGGAAGGACGAACGGATGACAAAGGTAATCCGGTTCGTGACTCGACCTATCAGGCTGAATATGGCGTAGATTACGTGCGTGTGTTCCCTGGAGGGCAACGCGAAGCACCAGCGATGTTTAAGTATCAGGGGAAATATTATATTTTGACTTCCGGAGCTTCCGGATGGGCCCCTAACGAAAACAAAGTGACGGTGGCGGATAACATTTTTGGCCCGTGGTCAACGCAGACCAATCCGTTCGTGCGCACGTTGCCGAGTGATCCCGATCCAGGCAAGGCTTTCGGCACACAGACCACATCCGTCATTCCGGTCGATCCGGAAAAAGGCAAATTCATTTACGTTGGGGATACGTGGAATGGTGGCAATTTCTCGAATGATGCTGCAAAATACGTGTTCTTGCCCATTGAGTTTGGAATAGGCTCCGACATTGCGATCAAGTGGTATAACAGTTGGACACCGGATCTGCTGAATTCGATGGGCAAGGTGGATATCGCTGATCCGTTGCCGGAAGCCGTGGCGCTTGGCAAAGTACCATCTCTTCCAACGACATTGAACGTTCGCGACGGTGGTGAACTGGTGTCAACGCCAGCAGTGTGGACGATTGATAACCGGGCCATGACGGCAGAAGATTTTGCTAAGCCAGGACCCCTCACGTTACAGGTAACGACACCGGAATATAACAACAAAAAGCAGGCGGTTCGTGTAAACGTCATTCCAGAGAATGCCCTATATTTTGTGAACAGCGGAGGGTACGAAACGACTGATTACAATCTTATGGGTGCGTATATGAAAGGAACACTGGCCAACCCGGGAACGGCAGACCAGATGTACGCTCCGGCAGAGGGTCGCAATTGGGGATACACCAGCGCAGACGCACTGTCATCCGGCTCTAATGGCGGAGATATTTTCTCGACCGTACGTTATCTAAACGGGGGCAATGTCAGCAATTCTCCAAAAGGCACAGACTTAACCTACAGATTTGATGTACCGAATGGAACATATGATGTGTACGCGGGATTCAACGATCCGTGGACGAATGCATCGCGCAGAGCCAATTTCATCATCAATGGCACGAATACCGGGGCTGTTACGTTTACGCCTGCCAGTGTTAGAGCACACAAAGGCATCATTGTGTCGGACAACAAACTGGAGTTAACCGTGCGCAATACGGCATCACAGGACCCGATGATTAGTTGGATAATGATCGTTCAGCCAGATGCTATGCCACCTGTTAATGACAGTGCTGGTCTCAATGCGGATGCGGTGGATTCAACGAGTGCAACGCTTCATTGGGATGCTCATCTTGGAGCAGCAAGCTACAAGCTCTACCGCTCAGATCGTGAGCAAGGTGAGTACAAGGTGGTCTATAGCGGCAATGGACGGGAGTACACGGACAGTGAACTGAACCCTGGCACGGAGTATTATTACAAAGTGGAAGCTTTGGATGCGACAGGGCAATCCGTGAGAGGTGTATCTTCCATATACCAGGTGCATACGGCTCAGCAGACTGCTGCCGATGTAGCTACAGGCATTACAGCACTGGAACAACCTTCAGTAGGTGCGAAAAAAATGAAGTTGCCATCCGTGCCGCAAGGTTTCACAGTGAAGATCGCTTCAAGTTCGTTACCGTCCGTCATTCAGACGGATGGAACGATTGTCCCACCTTCTAAGGAAACAACAGTAATACTGGAGTTGGAAATCACTCGAATTTCTGACGACACAAGAGCCCTGACTGTACCTTTGACGGTGAAGGTGCCTGCATCTGTTTCTTCCCCAGGAGGATCGGACCCTGGTTCGGGTAGCAACCCGGGCGGCAATTCCGGTGGAAATTCAGGAAGTAGTTCAGGTTCAAGCAACAATGGCGGACAATCAGAAGGTGTTAGCCCAGGTGCAGGAAATGCTGCACCACAACCTAAACCGGAGAAAGACCGTTCTGTTCTGGAGTTGCAGGCACAGCCTGACCAGAAAGGTGTAGTGCAGTCCAACGTGGATGCTTCAACGATCAAAGATGCTTTCGAAGTTGCCCCTGTAACAGATGTGGGTAAGCGCTTGGTCGAACTTCGGTTGAAGCCGGTTTCGGGAGCAACAGCATATGAAGTATCTCTGCCTGCCTCTGCGTTGATAGATCAGGGTGAGTCCCACGTGTTCAACATGGTTACAGAGCTGGGCATGTTGGAACTTCCCGCGTCACTGTTAACGAAGGACATCGTTGGTGATGGAATGGCATCCATCCGATTGGTCAGAACAGAGTTACCAAAAACAGTGGCAGATCAGCTTGGCACGCAATATGGAGTCCAGCTTGAGCTTCAACTGGATGGTCAACCATGGCCATTGCAAAGCGGATTCAAACTTCATCTGCCTTTCCCATCTTCTCAAAATGTTCAGCAGGATCGGATTGTTGCATTTGTCATTGGCGAGAACGGTGTGGCAAGTCCATTGCCGCAAAGTTACTACGATCCAAACAGCGGGCAGCTTGTATTTTCCGTAACGTCACTCACAGGAAATTATGCTGTTGTGTCTGTGGAGCAGGCATTCGCAGATATTGCAGAAGTGCAGTGGTCCAAGAAAGCGATGGAGGCATTGGCAGTCCGAGGTGTGATTGATGCCGAAGCAAGTGGGGATTCCACCCGGTTGCATCCAAAACAGGAGATGACTCGCGGTCAATACATGCAATGGTTGATGACTGCGCTCGGCTTGAATGCTTCTTCCGGGAATGCGTTTACGGATGTAAACGAAAAGGCTCCATACTACGAAGCAGTTACAGCTGCGCGTTCACTAGGTATCACCAGTGGTACTGGTGACGGGCGCTTCCTGCCAGAGTCCACGATCACTCGTCAGGAGATGATGACGTTGACAGTTAGAGCACTTGCAGCCGCTGGTCTGGTTGACGCCGAGACAGCTGCAACGGATAAACTGACTCGTTTCCGCGATGCTTCCGAGATTCGCTCTTATGCCCGGGATAGTGTGGCCTTACTTGTGGATCTGGGCATCGCTCATGGGTACAACGGTGAGGTGAAACCACTTGATGAAGCGACACGAGCTGAATCGGCTGCGCTGCTATATGCGATGATGAGCAAATTGGTATGGAATAAGTAAGGTTACACCAGAATCGTAGTGTATGAAAAAGAAGGCTTACTTTGACCTGGGACCAGGTTGGAGTAAGCCTTCTTGATTATGCGCCTGCCATGGGGAGAGTTGGTTACTCAACGAACGAGTTACTTCCTATCCTTTTGCAGTTGTTAGTTGTACTATCAGTGAAGAACTATTAATTGTAGTGTTTACCAATTTGATAGGCTTGTTCCAGCAAACCTGCGATATGTTCTTTGGATTCTGAAATCGTTTCATAGAGAAATTCGACTCGGGATTCCTGCATTCTTGCATAACCCGCGATCCCGTTATTCAGATAATTGGAAATCATGTTGTAATAGTCGTATTTATGGAATGAAGCCTCCGTTCCCCCGGCTAGTGCAATCCACAGTGCTTTTTTGGAGTTTGCCTTGTTGAACAGCCCCATATTCCATACCTTGTCCAGATAAGCTTTGAGCATGGAGGGAACGTTATACCACCAGATCGGGAAAACAAATACAATGGCATCAGCCGCAAGCACACGATCCAGCTCTTTGCGAATTACAGGGGCATGCTGTTTATCGGGATTTTGCCAGTCTCGCTCATCTTCTACACCATATAATGGATCGAATCCGTCATGATAGAGATCGAGGATATCAATTTCATGGGAATTCTCCTGCATACCTTCTATAAAACGATTCATTACGGCAAATGTTAGGGAATCCTGTCTTGGGTGAGTAACGACCAGTTTAACTTTCATGTAGGAGTAACCATCCTTTTTTCTTTTTTTTGGTTAAACATTCTGACCAATGTTATTATAAGTTTCATGACATCTTATTGAGAAGTACGCACCTTCGAGTGCTGTAGAAACCTTGAGGTTCTTCGGTTACTTTTAATAATGGATATACATATATGTGAATTATGGGGGAGTACAAGTGGAACAAGAAATGAAAAAATATGAGAGTGGTGTGCAGGCGATGCTGGAACTGGTCGGTGGAAAATGGAGGATTCTTATCCTGCATCAACTGATATCAGGTAAAAAACGAACCAGTGAACTTCGCAGGGCCATTCCTGGCATTACCCAGAAGGTCCTTACCCAGCAGCTTCGTGATTTGGAAAAGAATGAAATCATCCATCGAATTATTCATCCTGAGATTCCGCCCAAGGTAGAGTATGAGCTGACCGAATATGGCCTGACACTACAGGACATCATTGATCGCATATGTATGTGGGGAGAAAATCATTTGGACAGAGTATACGGAGATAAAAGCAGCGTGCTGGGAGATCATTTTAGGGACTATATTCCACTTTCAACTTCAACTTGAGCTGACCGTCCAATGAAAAATAAATCAAAACCTTCCTTGATCTCAAAAGGAGGGTATTTGTTGTTTTTTGTCCTTTATCAGTGAAACTGATAAATGCTATAAAATCATTGAAATTGACCCTCAACACCCGGTGTGTTAGGTTTTAAAGAGAAGAAATTAAATTAATATGATAATTTTAGTCGGAATTAAAATCGAAGCAATGCGCGAGGTGGCAAACAGTGGAACTTCAAGTGACAAATAGCCCTTTTAATCAAGAACAAGTTGAACTGCTTAATCGTCTTATTCCTACATTGACCGATGGACAACGGACTTGGTTGAGCGGATATATTGCAGCAATTCAGGCAAGCGCAACAATAGCGGTTCCAGCGAACCTGGTACAGGCTGCACCAACTACAGGTGTCGCACCTGAAAGTGCTACGCCAGTATCCCGCGAAGTTACCGTGCTCTTCGGTTCACAAACCGGGAATTCCAGCGGCCTATCGAAGAAGCTGGCCAAGAAACTTGAAGAGCAAGGTCTTCAGGTAACGTTGTCATCGATGGGAGATTTCAAACCGAACGGACTCAAGAAAATTGAAAATCTCCTCATCATCGTCAGTACGCATGGCGAGGGAGAACCGCCGGATAATGCGATTCCCCTGCATGAATTCCTGAACAGCAAACGGGCTCCGAAGCTCAAAGGGCTTCGCTACTCGGTGTTGGCTCTTGGAGATACCTCTTATGAGTTCTTTTGTCAGACAGGTAAGGACTTCGATACACGATTGCAGGAGTTGGGTGGTACAGCACTTGTACCGCGTGTAGACTGTGATGTTGATTTTGATGAACCGGCTGCGGAGTGGATGAATGAAGTGCTGGCTTCCTTAAGTAGCACATCTGCTGCTGCGAGCACGGTAACTACTGAGGCTGTTACAGCTGCATTGAGCGGCGGGCAATCCGAATATGATCGCACGAATCCGTTCAAGGCTGAAGTATTGGAGAATCTCAATCTGAATGGCAGAGGATCAGACCGTGAAACACGCCATATTGAATTGTCCTTGGAAGGCTCCAGCCTAGATTACGAGCCTGGTGACAGCCTTGGGGTATTCCCTGAGAATCACCCGCGCCTTGTCGATGAATTAATTGCAGCTATGGGATGGAATGCCGATGAGCGCGTGACCGTGAATAAAAACGG of Paenibacillus sp. FSL R5-0517 contains these proteins:
- a CDS encoding S-layer homology domain-containing protein — encoded protein: MDKLRKPMIFMLSATLALSSGPLMLPSKAYADLGSIPATLLQDDFSDGDYTESPAWNVSSGNWEVIADPTDASNFTLFQSDTNEGIISTGESMSDMTVSMRFYTGNGQGYPGILPRFQDKSNFYYFQMQVPNNKLVFSKRVNGSDTTLKTVDYAFAKNTWYTLKVVLSGTTIRGYIAENGSDRLIFDLVDPTYGSGTVGIRNKWQSVHADDVIIADRPPENNTQLSIAEQTASSVSLQWSELVGASGYRLYRSNTPEGGYSLVTNTGTLGHTDEGLSGDTVYYYKLAYEYGGLTESLWSSPLEVRTSATAPQAPSELKAEALNATSVKLLWSAVDKSTGYRVVRAEAGSEQYEQIYEGKGLTYTDQELEPGTSYNYRVTAFNAAGESAFTVAEATTYSIDSPTDFAATAVTDTSISLGWNALTGSDVTYTLSRSTSAAGTYQQVYSGNESTFNDSGLTMGTGYFYIIQATVDGVTSPASAPLGVATVRTSITPGQLWPGLDGQPIDAHGAGFFYDEQTETYYWYGEYHKGGWPAVGVRVYSSKDLMNWTDEGMALSTLQSMDDFDHDPLISKLYAGREDRVDIWADIRKGRIIERPKVIYNDKTKKYVMWAHMDGDKDPYNDNANYGKARAGYAISDSPTGPFVYQKSYRMDRAPEGEKDYFPSDKGMARDMTLFKDDDGTGYLIYSSEENLTLYISKLNEDYSDVTGWHKEGRTDDKGNPVRDSTYQAEYGVDYVRVFPGGQREAPAMFKYQGKYYILTSGASGWAPNENKVTVADNIFGPWSTQTNPFVRTLPSDPDPGKAFGTQTTSVIPVDPEKGKFIYVGDTWNGGNFSNDAAKYVFLPIEFGIGSDIAIKWYNSWTPDLLNSMGKVDIADPLPEAVALGKVPSLPTTLNVRDGGELVSTPAVWTIDNRAMTAEDFAKPGPLTLQVTTPEYNNKKQAVRVNVIPENALYFVNSGGYETTDYNLMGAYMKGTLANPGTADQMYAPAEGRNWGYTSADALSSGSNGGDIFSTVRYLNGGNVSNSPKGTDLTYRFDVPNGTYDVYAGFNDPWTNASRRANFIINGTNTGAVTFTPASVRAHKGIIVSDNKLELTVRNTASQDPMISWIMIVQPDAMPPVNDSAGLNADAVDSTSATLHWDAHLGAASYKLYRSDREQGEYKVVYSGNGREYTDSELNPGTEYYYKVEALDATGQSVRGVSSIYQVHTAQQTAADVATGITALEQPSVGAKKMKLPSVPQGFTVKIASSSLPSVIQTDGTIVPPSKETTVILELEITRISDDTRALTVPLTVKVPASVSSPGGSDPGSGSNPGGNSGGNSGSSSGSSNNGGQSEGVSPGAGNAAPQPKPEKDRSVLELQAQPDQKGVVQSNVDASTIKDAFEVAPVTDVGKRLVELRLKPVSGATAYEVSLPASALIDQGESHVFNMVTELGMLELPASLLTKDIVGDGMASIRLVRTELPKTVADQLGTQYGVQLELQLDGQPWPLQSGFKLHLPFPSSQNVQQDRIVAFVIGENGVASPLPQSYYDPNSGQLVFSVTSLTGNYAVVSVEQAFADIAEVQWSKKAMEALAVRGVIDAEASGDSTRLHPKQEMTRGQYMQWLMTALGLNASSGNAFTDVNEKAPYYEAVTAARSLGITSGTGDGRFLPESTITRQEMMTLTVRALAAAGLVDAETAATDKLTRFRDASEIRSYARDSVALLVDLGIAHGYNGEVKPLDEATRAESAALLYAMMSKLVWNK
- a CDS encoding NAD(P)H oxidoreductase translates to MKVKLVVTHPRQDSLTFAVMNRFIEGMQENSHEIDILDLYHDGFDPLYGVEDERDWQNPDKQHAPVIRKELDRVLAADAIVFVFPIWWYNVPSMLKAYLDKVWNMGLFNKANSKKALWIALAGGTEASFHKYDYYNMISNYLNNGIAGYARMQESRVEFLYETISESKEHIAGLLEQAYQIGKHYN
- a CDS encoding winged helix-turn-helix transcriptional regulator; translated protein: MEQEMKKYESGVQAMLELVGGKWRILILHQLISGKKRTSELRRAIPGITQKVLTQQLRDLEKNEIIHRIIHPEIPPKVEYELTEYGLTLQDIIDRICMWGENHLDRVYGDKSSVLGDHFRDYIPLSTST
- a CDS encoding assimilatory sulfite reductase (NADPH) flavoprotein subunit — protein: MELQVTNSPFNQEQVELLNRLIPTLTDGQRTWLSGYIAAIQASATIAVPANLVQAAPTTGVAPESATPVSREVTVLFGSQTGNSSGLSKKLAKKLEEQGLQVTLSSMGDFKPNGLKKIENLLIIVSTHGEGEPPDNAIPLHEFLNSKRAPKLKGLRYSVLALGDTSYEFFCQTGKDFDTRLQELGGTALVPRVDCDVDFDEPAAEWMNEVLASLSSTSAAASTVTTEAVTAALSGGQSEYDRTNPFKAEVLENLNLNGRGSDRETRHIELSLEGSSLDYEPGDSLGVFPENHPRLVDELIAAMGWNADERVTVNKNGDQASVYEALLRYFEITAVTKPVVEQLAKLNPGSGLTALLADDSEFRTVMNSCDLLDLVHDYDLKGIPAAEFVAVLRKIPARLYSIASSSKSFPDEVHLTVRTVRYEARGRERYGVCSVHLAERIEAGDTLPVYIQHNPNFKLPENPDTPIIMVGPGTGVAPFRSFLGEREETGAEGKTWLFYGDQHFSTDFLYQTEWQRWLKDGVLTKMDVAFSRDTEQKVYVQHRMLEHSKELYQWLQEGASVYICGDEKKMAHDVHAALTTILEQEGGLSPEQASEYLTRLQQEKRYQRDVY